A region of Anticarsia gemmatalis isolate Benzon Research Colony breed Stoneville strain chromosome 10, ilAntGemm2 primary, whole genome shotgun sequence DNA encodes the following proteins:
- the LOC142975854 gene encoding coiled-coil domain-containing protein 130 homolog, with protein MGERKGQNLYYPPDYDPKVGGLNKFLGTHALRERARKIHMGILIIRFEMPYNIWCDGCNNHIGMGVRYNAEKTKVGMYYTTPVYQFRMKCHLCDNHFEIKTDPGNLDYVIVSGARRQENRWDPTENGQIVPETKKTQKKLFDDAMFRLEHKTGDEDAAKLDKPRLGRLVGRNESVWKDDYEANCSLRRNFRKRRKELEESSVNDGLLLAKSSLDIHLLPENEDDRNMASLLSLRPSRTIEETQTQTRSKILNTPALPSSSGLLTSFGGLKKEESLNKSATLTRNALGITIKKSKLELKDNVANAKNDENSPTVTEENGDTDGQDSTKDGDEKIDEVKSKLDNKISLVGDYSSSGESSE; from the exons ATGGGTGAGCGTAAAGGGCAGAACCTTTACTACCCCCCCGACTACGACCCTAAAGTCGGGGGGTTGAACAAGTTCCTGGGGACTCATGCACTTCGCGAAAGAGCTAGAAAAATCCACATGGGGATTCTTATCATTCGTTTTGAAATGCCATACAACATCTGGTGTGATGGCTGTAATAACCACATAGGTATGGGAGTGAGGTATAACGCTGAGAAGACCAAGGTTGGAATGTATTATACCACTCCGGTTTACCAGTTCCGGATGAAGTGTCATTTGTGCGACaatcattttgaaattaaaactgATCCTGGG AACTTAGACTATGTAATAGTCTCCGGAGCAAGACGTCAAGAAAACCGCTGGGATCCAACAGAAAATGGCCAAATTGTTCCTGAAACGAAAAAGACGCAAAAGAAACTGTTTGATGATGCTATGTTCAGGCTGGAACATAAGACTGGAGACGAGGATGCTGCTAAGTTAGATAAACCCAGGCTCGGGAGACTGGTGGGAAGGAATGAGTCTGTGTGGAAAGATGATTATGAGGCTAATTGTTCTTTGAGAAGGAATTTTAGG AAAAGAAGAAAAGAACTAGAAGAATCATCAGTGAACGATGGTCTTCTTCTCGCCAAATCTTCGCTAGACATACACCTTCTTCCAGAGAACGAGGATGACAGAAATATGGCCTCCCTCCTCTCACTGCGACCTTCTAGAACTATAGAAGagacacaaacacaaacaagaAGTAAAATCCTTAACACCCCTGCTTTACCAAGTTCTAGTGGACTTCTAACCAGCTTTGGAGGGTTGAAAAAAGAAGAATCTTTGAACAAAAGTGCCACTTTAACAAGGAATGCTTTAGGAATTACGATTAAAAAGagtaaattagaattaaaaGATAATGTTGCCAATGCTAAAAATGATGAAAACAGTCCTACAGTTACGGAAGAAAATGGCGACACTGATGGACAGGATAGTACTAAAGATGGTGATGAAAAAATAGATGAAGTGAAAAGTAAATTagacaataaaatatctttagttGGTGATTATAGTTCTAGTGGAGAAAGCTCAGAATAA
- the LOC142975853 gene encoding uncharacterized protein LOC142975853: MLFNTVIFVTLSVLCVSSEIDQSRKHLSQYTRVKRGKYYSSPPLRFYNRPPMAIPIKGPFSYTPPPFVSDDDAPYPGSRPYKVSKRPALPNDGLADDDITNIVQHLSKQDLDKILEFAQEKHQNHNKYRDVHNTNEYSRPFKMESKILYKGNTHAKYEELPHYKEESFINYVTQTPYVKSTRDEHPRRPADHEDTPSQSQWFNIDNTEHKREPIGFESFSPSHSLMNSEVPIDFTVSNSHIKEPFLKVFAAQESPLNQAGVESLSPKLAYENLNGPVSLPIAKNPYFVDSDEEEKLPRPVNMRAEDFVGSFTQNVPKVAALASSYDIESFGDLPLMDYSSKLHDVSSYHVPHYTVTQPKPPKSAPPSPPISFSSYSSSSSSLLKPSPAAAAIKEPIYEPAPPASAAKEQSDAHLKATKIWSHRSKGAAYTLHDDGTLSPERPRPKFSY, from the exons ATGTTGTTCAATACAGTGATTTTTGTGACTTTGTCAGTGTTGTGTGTGAGTTCGGAGATAGATCAGAGTCGTAAACATTTGAGTCAGTACACGCGGGTGAAGCGAGGAAAGTATTATTCAAGCCCACCGTTGAGGTTCTACAACCGACCTCCCATGGCTATTCCTATAAAAGGTCCGTTTTCCTACACTCCACCGCCGTTTGTGTCTGACGATGACGCTCCGTACCCCGGGAGTAGACCGTACAAGGTTAGTAAAAGACCTGCCTTACCTAACGATGGCTTAGCAGACGATGACATTACTAATATAGTACAACATTTATCGAAACAAGACTTAGATAAGATTCTAGAATTCGCTCAAGAGAAACACCagaatcataataaatacaGAGACGTTCACAATACGAACGAATATAGCCGGCCGTTTAAAATGGAAAGTAAAATTCTTTACAAAGGAAATACTCATGCAAAATATGAAGAACTACCACATTATAAAGAAGAATCTTTTATCAACTATGTCACTCAGACGCCGTATGTAAAATCTACAAGAGACGAACATCCTAGGCGACCAGCTGATCATGAAGATACACCCAGCCAAAGCCAATGGTTCAACATAGACAACACAGAACACAAGAGAGAGCCTATTGGTTTTGAAAGTTTCTCACCGAGCCACTCATTAATGAACTCTGAAGTGCCAATTGACTTTACCGTTTCAAACAGTCATATAAAGGAGCCGTTTCTAAAAGTATTCGCAGCGCAAGAATCTCCTTTAAATCAAGCTGGTGTGGAGAGTTTATCACCAAAGTTGGCGTATGAGAATCTGAACGGTCCAGTGAGTTTGCCTATTGCGAAAAACCCATATTTCGTTGATAGTGACGAAGAAGAGAAGCTACCTCGACCAGTTAACATGAGAGCAGAAGATTTTGTTGGGTCTTTCACTCAGAATGTACCGAAAGTGGCAGCACTGGCGAGCTCGTATGATATTGAGAGTTTTGGAGACTTGCCGCTGATGGATTACAGTTCTAAGTTACATGATGTCAGTTCGTATCATGTCCCACATTATACA GTAACTCAACCAAAACCGCCGAAATCCGCACCACCATCTCCACCCATCTCTTTTTCATCATActcctcatcatcatcatcactctTGAAGCCATCACCAGCAGCTGCTGCTATAAAGGAACCTATTTATGAGCCAGCACCACCTGCCTCTGCTGCCAAAGAACAGAGCGATGCTCATTTGAAGGCGACGAAAATTTGGTCTCACAG GTCCAAAGGTGCAGCATACACGCTGCATGATGATGGAACCTTGTCACCGGAGAGACCGAGACCTAAATTTAGTTATTAA